TTCTGGGTATGTATGAACACAAATATGACTTTTATCTAAATGAGCTAATACAGAAGATGATATAATTTTATTACTTTTATTTACAATATTTACTTTTTCTAAATTTATTGGTTCTTCGCATACTAAAATAGTTACGCTGGCACCTTGAGGTTCATAATCTTGATGAAAAACGTTAAGAACGTTAGCACCAATAATTGAACAGGTTTTTTTTAAGATTTTTGTTAGTCGAATAGCATTATATTGTTCATCAATATAAGAAATATAACTATTTCTTGAATCATTAGTATTCGCATAACAAATATCATAAATACAAAAACTTAGGCTTTTAGTTAAATTATTAAAGCCATATAATTTTAGTTTTTGCAATTTAATTACTCTCCTATATCAGGATTTTTAACTTTTATCTAATGTATTAATTATATATTGAGGTAAATAAAAACTGCTTATATGAATATTGGAATTATAGTAATTAAAAGTTAATTTTTTATCTTTTATACGTTTTTCTAAATTTTTAATATTTATTTGACGAAAATCTATATTATCAGTACCCCAAGAAAACATCATTGTTCCACCATAATAACTAGGAATAGTTGCTTGATAAAAACTTACGTCATGAAAGTTTTTTTTTAAATTTTTATAGCTTTGATTAATATCATTTTTTTGAAGAAAAAAAACGCCATTTTGTCCTACAAATATACCGTTTTTAACAAGACAATTCTTACAATGAAAGTAAAAATCTGATAAAAATAAATCTTTTCCACAACCAATTGGATCAGTGGAATCTGATATAATAAGATCAAATTTTTCTTTTGTTTTTTGTACGAAGTTTAATCCATTATCTATAACTATTTTTAGACGTGGATCTTTATATGCATTATTGTTATGTTTGGGAAAAAATTGTTTACATAAATCAATAATATTTAAGTCAATTTCAACCATAGTGATATTTTCAATACTCTTATGTCGACATATTTCTCGTAGTATACCGCCGTCTCCTCCACCTACTATTAGTACATTTTTTATCAACCCGTGATAAAATATAGGCACATGAGTTAACATTTCATGATATATAAATTCATCTTTTTCTGTTGTTTGAACGACACCATCTATTGCCATAATTCGTCCCATAATCGAATTTTGAAAAATGATAATATCATGGTATTTATTTTTTTTTTGATATAATATTTTATCAATTGAAAAATATTGTCCAACATGACGATGAAGTTTTTCATGCCATATTTTTTCGTTAATCATGGTTTTTTTATCCTGTAAAATATAAATAATTTGAGGACAAATAGTTCACTACTGAATAGTGAAATAATAGAATTTATTTTTAGACTTTTTTAAAAGAAGGATAATTATTTCTATAGTAAAAAATCTTAAAGTCGATTGATTATTGTAAATAATACATTTTTGAATATGAATTCAAAAGATACTACAAACTTATTAAGAATATAATAAAAATGTTATTTTTAATTAAATAGAATTTTGAGAACTTATTTTTTTTAATAATAATTTAACTAATTTTGAAGATTTTAACGATGCAATTGGAATGTTTTTCTCAAAATGCGAAGTAGCGTTATTATCGGATAAATCAGATATTGATTTTATTATAATAAATGGTATTTTAAAATTATGACACACTTGACCTATTGCGGTAGATTCCATATCTACTCCTATTGCTGAAGAAAATTGATTTTTTATTTTTTTTATACAATTACTTTTTCTAATAAAAGAATCTCCAGTAACAAGTAGTCCTGTCAAAAATTTAAATTTAAATTCAACAGCAATTTCTTTTAGAATTTCACGTAAATTTTTATTTGTTTTAAAGGTTTGAGGATATTCAGGTATTTGTCCCTTAGAATAGCCAAAATTTGTTAAATCTACATCATAGTAACATGTTTTTTTGGGAATAATAATATCACCTATCTTTAAACAAGCATTTAAACTTCCCGCAGAACCACTATTAATAATAAAATCAGGTTGAAATAAATTTATACTAATCGTAGTAGACATACTAGCAGAAACTTTTCCAATTCCTGATAGAATCAAGAAAATTTCTATTTTTTTAAATGTTCCTGTATAAATTTTAATATTGCCAATTTTTTTTATTTTTAAATTATTTATAATTTCTTTGATTTTTCTAATTTCTTGTTCTATAGCACCAATGATTCCAATTTTCATTTTTTCCAATAAGATATAATTTTTTTAGAGTATTAATAATTTTTAGAATTTTAATTTTTTAAAATTAATGCAATATTTTAAATACTGAAAGATAGACCGCATCCGCAGGTGTTTTTAGCGTTTGGATTAGATACTATAAATTTTGACCCTTCTAAATTTTCTAAATAATCTATTGTACCACCATGTAAATACTGTAAACTGATGGGATCAATTACAAGACAAATAT
This genomic interval from Buchnera aphidicola str. Sg (Schizaphis graminum) contains the following:
- a CDS encoding 5'-methylthioadenosine/adenosylhomocysteine nucleosidase, whose amino-acid sequence is MKIGIIGAIEQEIRKIKEIINNLKIKKIGNIKIYTGTFKKIEIFLILSGIGKVSASMSTTISINLFQPDFIINSGSAGSLNACLKIGDIIIPKKTCYYDVDLTNFGYSKGQIPEYPQTFKTNKNLREILKEIAVEFKFKFLTGLLVTGDSFIRKSNCIKKIKNQFSSAIGVDMESTAIGQVCHNFKIPFIIIKSISDLSDNNATSHFEKNIPIASLKSSKLVKLLLKKISSQNSI
- the speE gene encoding polyamine aminopropyltransferase, translating into MINEKIWHEKLHRHVGQYFSIDKILYQKKNKYHDIIIFQNSIMGRIMAIDGVVQTTEKDEFIYHEMLTHVPIFYHGLIKNVLIVGGGDGGILREICRHKSIENITMVEIDLNIIDLCKQFFPKHNNNAYKDPRLKIVIDNGLNFVQKTKEKFDLIISDSTDPIGCGKDLFLSDFYFHCKNCLVKNGIFVGQNGVFFLQKNDINQSYKNLKKNFHDVSFYQATIPSYYGGTMMFSWGTDNIDFRQINIKNLEKRIKDKKLTFNYYNSNIHISSFYLPQYIINTLDKS